gcggcaggcagaaggagaagcaggctccccactgagcagggagcccaacgcgggactcaatcccaggactctcagatgatgacctgagctgcaggcagatgcttcacccaatgagccacccaggcgccccccttcctacttatttttttaaaaacaagcatatgtttaaaatattaaaatcattaagGCTGAAGAAATACCAAGGAAGATGTGGGGGTACAGGAACCCTCGTGTTTTTCTGGGAATGGGATCAGAACAGTGCTGTGGGAAATAACATGGAGGGTCTTCACAaaggtaaaaacagaaataccatataatccagtaattctactactgggtatttacccaaagaaaacagaaacaattcgGAAAGCTGTGTGcgccctatatttattgcagcattttttaCAGTAGTAAGAGGAACGGATAGTGATGTGGTATAGACTGATAATGGAATATTGCATAGCCATCGAATtaggaatgagatcttgccatttgaaatgatgtggatggagctagagggtgctatattaagtgacataagtctatcagagaaggacaaataccatacgatttcacacatatgtggaatctaaatctcaaaacaaacaagagcagggtgcctactgctccccctgcttgtgtgtgctctctttctgtcaaataaataaaatctttaaaacaaacaaacataaaaccctTAGTCATGATatgaaatgtagtttttttttaattaataaaaatgaagaaatgcttTGGACCATTTTACCTTTATCTTCCTGTTTATTcacagatgaaagagaaagagaaactttcctgctttttcttctcaGGCTCCCAAGGAGATCTGTTTACAGAGGTAGAGAACATTCTTTTTCTGCATAGAAAGCTCAGCTTCCGGAGGCAGGGTGCAGCCCTTACCTCTAGCACCCAGTGAGAGCGGTCAGACCTGGGTTCCTGTGAGTGTCCTTGGACCCACAACTGTTCctcaaaatttaacatttttggaaataaataaaatagaaggtttttttttgtgttttttttttttttaatggaaatcttTAGGatgcttgggtcctgggattgagtcctgcatcgggctcccagctcgtCGAGAAGCcggctttctctctcactccccctgcttgtgttccttctctcactgtgtctctctctgtcaaataaattaattaattaatttttaaaaaggaaatttttaaacagaAGTGCCCAGATAAAAGTATAATATTACCCCAAGTTTGAAAACAGTCATTTTGTACAGTTTTCAGGGCTGGGGGAAGAATCCTGTTTCACCGTGGGTGTGGCGTCCAGCCAGCAGATCCAAGTGTAGGTTGGGAAGAGTGTCACCCCACAGACGAAATGGGAGGCAGCACCCTCGGCTGAAGTTCTCTAGGATCTCAGATATCCAATCCGATTACTTGTGTAAGAACGCAGACTTGTTGGATCCCTTCaggaaactatttaaaaactATGGTCATTTTTCTACCTCATGGTCTCTGCTTGTGCCCCCTCTTCCTTCAACAAATGGGAAACGCCTGAAATGATCACTGGGAACAAGAGGAgaaccttgggcgcctgggtggctcagtgggttaagcctctgcattcggctcaggtcgtgatctcagggtcctgggattgagacctgcatcgggctctctgctcggcagggagcctgcttcctcctcctctctctctctgcctgcctctctgcctacttgtgatctttctctgacaaataaataaataaaatcttaaaaaaaaaaaaaaaaaagaggagaactTTCTCCCATCCTTCGTGAAGGTCAAAGCTCAGAATTCAGCCAAACCGCTCTGAGAATTCACAATATGCCTTGGGGGGTGGGCAACAGCTCTCTCCCCTCAGGGATAGGCCTTCAGGAATTTAGGGCTTCTCGACCTTCATTGTGCTATTCCCTCCACCCATCTTCAGCTGTCTTTGCTCTGAGGACCTTGGGGttggttttactttgttttgttttgttttgttttttctggacgTCACCCAGATGTCAGCGATTCTTAACCTTATTTCACTCATGACCCCTTTCGAGAACAAGGTGAAGGGTTTGCATCTATTCCTCCATGACAAAGCATGCCCATGTGCACACTTGTGCACACTCAGTTTTGTGTATGATTTCCATATGCTCACAGACAATCTTTTGGTTTGGGTCTTATCTTAGAAAACCTTAACTATATAGATAATGTGGACCCAATATATTAGAAACAAATATAGCCTATGTTTGTAAAGTCTTTGCAATGAATGGTTCCACATAGCTCAGTCCCTTCCCGGGGCAAGTTTGTCGAGCCTGGGTTTCAGAAACACACACCATTGGAGCCAACCCAGCCCATCTCCTCACCTTGGGCTGGTTTCACGGTCTGCAGAGTAAAAGATTCAGGAATGCTGACCAGACTACATGTTTTGCCTGAGGTTGTACTTCTCTATTACCAGAACATCCTTTGAATTAgcctttctttggaaaaatgtcttgaCTAATTTGtactccctcctccctgctcccaccttcCCTGAATCATACTTCTTTATCTAGAGGTGAGGAAGATGGAAACATGACCAAGATAAGAAAGTCAAACTGTATTTGTGAAATACCTGTGGTGTCATGGGTCCTGAGTTTCTGAGTACCAATATGCAATGACTTGTGTTGTCAAAATAATCATTCTCACGTGGAACAAATCTTGAGACTGGAGAATTTAGCGGTGCCATTAGAACTAATGAGGATTATGATTGTCCACTAATTTGACAATGAGAGTTTAATTGCAGTGGGACACTAtagagatatttttcatttatatacgAAAAGATAAATCCAAGGACTGTAGTACTTTAAGAAGCCATTTCAAAGCCTTTTTGATACCATCTATTTCAAACTACCAGACCTCTTTCAGGGGCTTTGAATCAGAAGGTTCCTGAGTAAAAGCCAAGTAGGTAGAAAGGAAGAACAGTAAGTAGAAGGAGATGTTCCAACATCTTAAAACGAAactgtatttttgttatttgccATTTCTGCGTATGCACGcattcttgaggagaacatgaAGAGGGGCCGAGCACAGAGGCATGTTTGCAGGCACAGAGTATGGCCAGAAGAAGGACACAGGAGCACAGCTCTGGGACACCAGTCAGGAAGCAAATGGAGGCGGCAGCCCAGCCTAGCACACCTGCCTTGTCAGAATGTCTAAGGCAGAAGTGAGCGGCTGTCTGGATATGAGGGATTAAGGACCCAGGGGCTGCTCCAGActgagccagggagggaggctcTGGCAGCGATCTGGTTGGAAGAGGGTAGGGGAATTTCCCTGGAGCTGTTTCCAAAGCAAGCCTGCCTAAACTATGACAAGTGCTTGCTGTGGATTTTCCTGATTTGGGGTAACCTGAAGAAGGCCAATGGACCTCTGGTGCAAGGTGTCCCCTAAGTGCTCCTCTGGAGCTTCTGTTAACATGCTatcttgctccttctctccccttttttctctcagaaataaCCTGCTAGCTACCCCGCTTCCCACTCCTCACCTGGGCcatctctgcccccagcccctctgtgTGCAAATCTCCGTGCCCACTCCTCTGAGCAGAGTCACTTTAGTGGAAGCTCATGGGTCATTCTCTCATCTGGACTCCCTTAAGGGTGTTCATTAAGACCATTTAATGAGTACAGTTTATAGCAGACAGGTTTTAGTGACTGTACCTCATTATAACAAACGTGGCTCACATTTATTCTTCTGCTTTTCCAAGGACTTTACATGAATCTATGCATCTAATCCTCACTATAACTAGAGATTCCCTTGGCCTATCCCTGAACTTTGTAATAATGAAATTGTGCAATAGGTACATTGTAGCTTCTTGTACTCCACATTTTGTCTGTGAGATTCCTCAGCAGTGTTGGGAGTACAGTAGCTCACTCATCTTCATTGTGTCTAGAGTTCTAACGCTTCCACCAGAACAAGAGCTGCCCATGTCAGTTTACACGAGGACATCAGAGCAATACGCCTCCATTCCCATCTAATGCCAGGATTACTCGTGCTTGAGTTCCCAAAGTTCTCCGCAGatattttaattacagtttttaaataaagctcttgccaaaaggaaagaaaaggagaaattttacCAGTGAAATTCCTTGCTTGTGATTGAAGTAAGCGGGAGAATTCTGAAGCTGGTCTCTGGGCTCTAGGCTTGAGTTTAAGAAGGTAGAGCCAGATGGGCTGCCTCCTGACCTAGTGTCCCTCTGCGAGAAGTGCCTGGCAGCTCTAGCTCCCGCACAGGGGGGCAGGTGCGGGCGCCCAAGCGCAGCCGATGAGCCCCGGAAACCACCGAAGCACCAGGCACACCCAGAGCGGGCCAGCGGCCTGAGCGCCCACAGGGTTCCCGACCATGAACCAGGAGGGTATCTGCAGCGCCCTGCCTACCATTCCCTGCCACAAGCTCCCCGACCTGCGCTACCTGAGCCGCAGCGGGTCAGGCACCGTGTCCTCCGCCCGCCACGCAGACTGGCGCATTCAGGTTGCCTTGAAGCAGCTGCACATCCACACCCCGCTGCTCGACAGTGAAAGAAATGATGTTTTAGGAGAAGCTGAAATTTTACACAAAGCTAGATTTAGTTACATTCTTCAATTTGGGGAATTTGCAATGAGCCTGAATTTTTGGGAATAGTTACGGAATATATGCCAAATGGATCATTAAATGAATTCCTCCATAGGAAAACGGAATATCCTGATGTTGCTTGGCCACTGAGATTTCGCATCCTGCATGAAATTACACTGGGTGTAAACTACTTGCACAATATGAATCCTCCTCTACTTCATCATGACTTAAAgactcaaaatatcttattggaTAATGAATTTCATGTTAAGATTGCAGATTTTGGTTTATCAAAATGGCGTATGATGTCCCTCTCACAAACATGGACTAGTAAATCTTCACCAGAAGGAGGGACAATTATCTATATGCCACCTGAGAACTATGAACCTGGacaaaaatcaagagccagcgTCAAGCACGATATCTATAGCTTTGCAGTGATCATGTGGGAAGTCTTATCCAGAAAACAGCCTTTTGAAGAAGTCACCAATCCTTTGCAGATCATGTATAGTGTATCACAAGGACATCGACCTAACACTAATGAAGAAAGTTTGCCACTTGATATACCTCATCGAACacttatgatctctctaataGAAAGTGGATGGGCACAAAATCCAGATGAAAGACcatctttcttaaaatgtttaatagaaCTTGAACCAGTTCTGAGGACATTTGAAGAGATAACTTTTCTTGAAGCTGTTATtcaactaaagaaaacaaagttacaGAGTACTTTGAGCACTATTCACTTATGTGACAAGAAGAAAATGGACTCATCTCTGAACACACCTATAACTCATGGACCACAGAAGGAATCATGTGGATCCTCTCAGCTCCATGAAAGTAGTGATTCTACTATAGCCTCAAAGTCCCTGACAGCTCctcaagaaaatgattttttatctAGAAAAACTCAAGACTTTTCTACACTGTGTCACTATCCAGTAAATCACAGTTGCAATAGTAACATTTCTGTTCAGTTCAGAAGAGGAAATTTTGTGATCACAAGACTACCCCAGGCTCTTTAGCAGTGATAACTCCACTCTCAGCTGAGGGAAATTCAGAGCGATTACAGCCTGGCATAGCCCAACAGTGGATCCAGAGTAAAAGGAAAGACATTGTGAGCCAAATGACAGAAGCCTGCCTTAACCAGTCATTAGACGCTCTTCTGTCCAGGGACTTAATCATGAAGGAGGACTATGAACTCATTAGTACCAAACCTACAAGGACTTCAAAAGTCAGACAGTTACTGGACACCACTGACATCCAAGGAGAAGAATTTGCCAAAGTTATAGTACAAAAGTTGAAAGATAACAAGCAAATGGGTCTTCAACCTTACCCGGAAATACTTGTGGTTTCTTGATCacaatctttatatttattttaaaataaaagctcataagtggaaaaaaaaaaaaaagaaggtagaggCAGATCTTAGCAAAGTTCAGGAAAAGGAATAGAAATGTCATCTTTGGAAGCAGATgccatactttaaaaatgtggaaaagaggaaaaattaaacttCTTAGGTAATAGTTCTCATTGTCTGTAAGTTACACTTCCAAGTTCCAAGTACTGACCATTCCCGGATCCCAGGGGTTCGCTTACTGAGTAGCCCGCAGGCTCCAAATGTACCCAATCATCCAAACCCCAGCGATAGCCACATACATGGACGTTTGAAGACTTAGGAAGTTGGACATCTTCTCCAGATTATCCCTTTTAAATCGAAAGTCTTGTTGCTTTACATTTAAAATCTCACGGCTTTGATAGCCAAGTTGTGGCGGTGAAGACCTTTACCAAATACTTTGCTCCCTGGTATCAGGAGAGGAGACTGGACTCCAATGAACCTACAGAACCAACAAGGTGGCTGGATCTTTCAGGATGCCAAGACAATAGAGAAGAACCTGgttgtttctgtctttattttacagaaaagaacaattatattctcattaaaatttcAGGCAAAAATGAACAGTTTCCTTCCCCAGCAGACAGCTGGACATGAGGGTCCGTGGTCAGAGGACAAGTTGTCAGAGCAAATCGCGTGACGGATGCAGCTTTGTCTTATTCACTCTGGTATCTGCAGCCTACAGGCCCAGCGCAGTCCCGGGGCATCTGTAACACCCAGGAAATAGTCGCTGGCTGGATGGGACAGGGATGGGAATGAACAGATCACGGCGAGGCAGGTGGCGGTCAGAGGCAAGGGAACGAAAGGAGGACAAGCAGAATCTCCCTCTTTCTGTAAATTAGGAGAAACACAATAGGTAACTTTCCAAATTACACAGAGAAAACAATCTCTAATTCTTCAGAAAAAGGGCATTCTGAGGACATGAGGAAAAGCTATGTTGACCCACAGCGACATCTCGTGCCCAGTCCGCAAGCAGCATTCAGCCCCGTGAGAAAGGAGGGTGGAGAGCTGACAGGTGCAGCGGGTGAGAGACTGCTCAGGTTTGCGGGGGGCTTGGCACTTTACTAAGCCCTTGTCTCTGCCTTATTTCACCCGGTATCCTAGCCAGATGCCACAGACTGTAATCAAGTCCGATGGGGTCTGGGCTCCTGGTGAGCTgggctccctctgctctctgtcacAGATGGGAAGGCGTGGGCGGGAGGACGCGGCCCCTCGGCAGTGCCAGACGACAGAGATGCATGGAGGGCTGGGCAGCCACCGCAGGACCTGCACAGTGTCTCCTCAGGGGGAATGATGTCTCTGTCTGCACTGGGGGGCCCATGAGTGACCTTTCCAACCCCTCTTCCCTGAGAGCCCCGGACCCCAGAGCCCGGCATCTGCCACATGACTGTGTCAGGATTTGTGTTCACAGGATGTTCCCAACACACTGGTCCCAATGGTCTCAAAGGGCTACAGCTGGTCTCAATGGTCTTATGTCTCCAGCCTTTAAAATGCCCACATTTCAATGACTGATGGACAATTTCTGTCCCCTGTCTTGGACTCTGGCTTCCTCAAGTGAGGGTCTTTCTTGTACCTGCAGCCCCAGCACTTGGGGAATGTAAATAGGAAATaaagttttgggacttcatcaaaatcaaaagcttcttcacagcaaaggaaatagtcaacaaaacaaagaggcaacccacggaatgggagaagatatttgcaaatgacagtacagactaaaggttgatatccaggatctataaagaactcctcaaactcaacacacacaaaacagacaatcatataaaaaaaagtgggcagaagatatgaacagacacttctccagtgaagacatacaaatggctatcagatacatgaaaaaatgttcatcactagccatcagggagattcaaattaaaaccacattgagataccaccttacaccagttagactggccaaaattagcaagaccgGAAAcaacgtgttggagaggatgtggagaaaggggagccctcttacactattggtgggattgcaagttggtgcagcctctttggagaacagtgtggagattcctcaagaaattaaaaatagaacttccctatgatcctgcaattgcactcctgggtatttaccccaaagatacagatggagtgaaaagaagggccatctgtaccccaatgtttatagcagcaatggccacagtcaccaaactgtggaaagaaccaagatgccctccaatggacgaatggataaggaagatgtggtccatatacactatggagtattatgcctccatcagaaaggacaaatacccaacttttgtagcaacgtggatgggactggaagagattatgctgaatgagaaagtcaagcagagagagtcaattatcatatggtttcacttattgtggagcataacaaatagcatggaggacatggggagataggagaagggagttgggggaaattggaaggggaggtgaaccgtgagagactatggattctgaaaaacaatctgagggttttgaaggggcagggggtgggaggtcggggtaccaggtggtgggtattatagagggcacggattgcatggagcactgggtgtggtgcaaaaataatgaatactgttatgctgaaaataaacaaaaaaaaaattaaaaaaaaaaagaaagaagaagcagagaCAGGGAAGTtccctggtttgttttttttttttaacccaaaactccaggacacaaatattcaaaggtgttcctcctctctctctatcaggaaggacaaaaagaaattgCCAGcagctttattttcttatttttttttaaagatttatttatttgacagttaaaATGAGCATAAGAGTGCATGCAGAGAGCCGGACGCCGGACCCCGCGACCACGCGGCCGCTGCCACTCGCCCTGCTCGTGGCCACGGGGGGCCCCAAGGCGCCGGTGAGCGCcgtggagcctggtgtgggggcCCGGGCTGCGGGCGGGCATCGTGCTGCCCGTCTGCTACTTCTACCTGCAGGCTGTGAACTCGCAGGGCCAGAACCTCACTCGCTCGCCCCCAGGTCAAACACTATTCAAAGTAGTAATCAAATCTCTTTCACCTAAAGAGTTAGTCTGGATTCACGTCCCCAAACCTTTGGACAAGAACGATGGGACATTTTTGATGCGATATAGGATGTATGAAACTGCCAGTGAAGGGCTGAAAATAGAGATCCTTTACAGTGATGAGCACGTGGCTCAGTCTCCTTATATTTTGAAAGGACCAGTGTACCACGAGTACTGTGAATGTCCAGAAGGGGATCCTCAGGCCTGGCAGAAAACTCTTTCTTGTCCAACCAAGGAACCACAGATTGCAAAGGATTTTGCTTCCTTCCCCGGCATCAATCTCCAGCAGATGCTAAATGAAGTTCCAAAAAAGTTTGGGGATGAGAGGGGTGCCATTGTTCACTACACGATTCTCAATAACCGCATCTACTGGAGATCTTTAGGGAAGTACACAGAGTTCAAAATGTTCTCGGATGAGATTTTGCTGTCACTGGCAAGAAAGGTCCTTCTCCccgatttaaaattttatattaatcttGGAGATTGGTCTCTGGAGCATCGGCAAGTCAACGAAATCCCAGGCCCTTTGCCTATTATTTCATGGTGCGGCTCCCTGGATTCACGGGACATTATCCTTCCAACGTATGACATCACCCACTCCACGCTCGAAGCAATGAGGGGTGTCACCAATGATCTCCTCTCTATTCAGGGAAATACACGGCCTTCCTGGATCAACAAAACCGAGAAAGCTTTCTTCAGAGGTAGAGATAGCCGAGAAGACAGGCTCCAGTTGGTACAGCTCTCCAAGGAAAATCCAGAGCTCCTAGATGCAGGAATTACaggatatttctttttccaagagaaagaaaaggagcttgGAAAAGCTAACTTGACaggtttctttgatttctttaagtACAAGTATCAAGTGAATGTGGATGGGACCGTGGCGGCTTACAGATATCCATACCTCATGTTGGGTGACAGCTTGGTTTTGAAGCAGGACTCGACGTATTACGAACATTTCTATATGGCACTAACGCCTTGGAAACATTATGTTCCAATTAAAAGAAATCTTAGTGATTTACTAGAGAAAGTTAAGTGGGCCAAGGAAAATGATGGAGAAGCCAGGAAGATTGCAAAAGAAGGGCAGCTGGCCGCGAGGGAGCTGCTGCAGCCACGCCGGCTCTTCTGCTACTATTATGGAGTACTCCAGAAATACGCGAGCGCCAGTCCAGCAAACCCAAAATACGTGATGGGATGGAGCTCGTTCCTCAGTCAGATGATAATGCGTCCCCGTGCCAGTGCCTCCGGGAAAGACCTTCCAGAGAAGAGCTTTAAGTCAGCTCCCATCGACAGTCCTGCAAGTGCCAGCGACAGGTTGAAGGCAAGCCTTCAGACAGAGGCCGGGCGGCGGTGAACGCAGTCGAGGAGACATGTGGACAGGCAGAGCAAGATGAGAGCAAGTGTTACAGGTCTCTTTGAATATAATTTTCTGTTGTGTAAAAACCTCCATCATCAACATCACAGTTTCTCGAAACAGAAAACTTGCAGGTCACTGTGGACAGAGAGGCTTTGCCAGAATAGAAATCATTCCCTGTGAAATGATTTCCACCATATTTCCTAGTTTGttcactttccctctccctcttccaactATGAAGGGAAAATGTTGGTGCAGGTTCCTCCCCTCTTATTGAATAATTTCTCCTCCTACAAGCTGCTTTGGACATTCTGTAATAGCAAACCTCCTCTTGGAAGGTCTGATAAGGATAATTAAGGAAGAAGAGCGTGGCTCCCTTGTTGAAGGTAGCTGGGAGACTGTGGAGGCCACATTTTTCTGGCCCAGCAGCATGGAATTTTTGGCTGAGCCAGCGCACAGAAAGGGATGATTTTAACAGCAGGCTTTCCGGAGGCAGGGAGACCGCGGTAAAGGGAAACAGGCGATGTTCCCGCCTGAGCGGCTGGGCTTCAAGGACCCGTATCCTCCCCGCCCCCGGAGGCCTGCTGCTAGTTCGGGGTTTCTCAAGGGCATCGTCAAGCAGGCTTGCGTGACCAGTACGATTTCTCATTAGTGATATTTCAAGCAGCCTATCATTCTGAGGGACGGttacatttccccctttttgttaATGCAGAAGCAGCAAAATCCGTTTTGCAAGTTCTTGAACCATTAGTCGTCAGAAAGATTTCCATGAGCATCTGAGGACTAAGCATAAAATGATTATAGCAATAAAAAGTGTCATCATTCCACCTATAATGCCAGCACCAGTGTTTTGATCCAAGCAAAGGGGTTTACATCAGATAAAATATCATTAATCCTTTGAGTGAAACTCACACTTGGAACTGATGGTAAGGATCACAGGAAATGCCCTGAATAGTATCTTGAAGGTGTTTAATATCCACAGTTAAATTACCACCCTCATGACTACTAATATGGGTCTGGGATGTATCACATAGCACAGCATGGCCTGGGACTTGAGCATAAGTAGAAGTACTTGACTGTGACATTTAGATACAAGGAATGTGGCAAGTCTGTGGGTTTCCATGATATTTCTATATCCatcattttcatatattctctCCTCAATTTAGTTAATGTCTAAATCTGCACTCCCATTCTATCagtcctattttttttccccttgagatgTCTTTAGATTGAGATCCACTGtttcttggtcaaataaatcatttgaattttttgtttaatcATCAGTTGAAAGGNNNNNNNNNNNNNNNNNNNNNNNNNNNNNNNNNNNNNNNNNNNNNNNNNNNNNNNNNNNNNNNNNNNNNNNNNNNNNNNNNNNNNNNNNNNNNNNNNNNNNNNNNNNNNNNNNNNNNNNNNNNNNNNNNNNNNNNNNNNNNNNNNNNNNNNNNNNNNNNNNNNNNNNNNNNNNNNNNNNNNNNNNNNNNNNNNNNNNNNNNNNNNNNNNNNNNNNNNNNNNNNNNNNNNNNNNNNNNNNNNNNNNNNNNNNNNNNNNNNNNNNNNNNNNNNNNNNNNNNNNNNNNNNNNNNNNNNNNNNNNNNNNNNNNNNNNNNNNNNNNNNNNNNNNNNNNNNNNNNNNNNNNNNNNNNNNNNNNNNNNNNNNNNNNNNNNNNNNNNNNNNNNNNNNNNNNNNNNNNNNNNNNNNNNNNNNNNNNNNNNNNNNNNNNNNNNNNNNNNNNNNNNNNNNNNNNNNNNNNNNNNNNNNNNNNNNNNNNNNNNNNNNNNNNNNNNNNNNNNNCATATTCTCCTCTCTCGTTCTCCCCTGTGGTTCTCCAAGCCTCTGAATCATGTCCCATCTATACTGCTGGATGGGCTGCCTAACACGGAACCGCCTACGATTTACTCTAGGCATACAATATTCACCAGCTTCCAAAGGGAGGGCCAAAGGCTCTCCTTTATTAGCAGCTTGCtccttttcatacttttttttcattttcctgtttggCATTCTCCACGTTGAGATTTTTTACTGCTTGTTCCTCTTTGGACGCCATTGCCCCTGGGCCTATCCTTgcagtctcctcctcctcccgatTCTCGCGGAGAGTGCGCCGCCGCGACACTTAGACCTGCACACCTGCTTCCTCTCCGCGTCTGACTCTTCGGGACCGCTTCTGGCCCGCACGGCCGCCGGGTGTAGACACCGAGAAGTGAGCGAGCGAAGGCCGGCTCTGACGCTACAGcctggtgtttttatttttatacgcAAACTTCCAAAGAACATGGTTCAGCATCTCTGGTCCTGTAATGCAAAGGCTCGACCATGAACTAAGTGAATTCATGAAAAGTAAATGTCGCTCTGATTCCCTTTGGCCAGCATGCTTTCTAACTCACCTTTGCAACACTTTCAGCCTCTTCTCTATTGAAAGGAATTTCTGCTTATAGATCAAGGATTAAAACGTTTTAATTTGGGGACTTTTGTACTTATTTCTAATGATTAGTAAAACCCTTAAAGAAGATTCCACATTTCTCTCGAGTACAACAAAGGGGACAGAACGCATTCCACTCGTGGGAGAAGAACCTCAGGGATGGgggcttttctttctgttttgccCCAAAGAAAAGGAGAACACCTGAAGTTGACCTGCTTCTGAAAAAGAATAAGACCTTAAAATGATTTCCGAAAAGTTAATAAGAACAGTATGAAATTAGGAAAAGTCTAAGAAGAAAATTCTGCGGATGTCAATAAGGGGTTAGAGGAAATGAATCTGgtcaaggaagaagaaagctttaagaaagaattaataatgtcCAATGATGAATCATGAGAAGGGTTTAAGAAAAGGTCTCTGGATTTGTTAACAAacagtattttgtttgtttgactgcttttttactgtattaaaaaaatttcttactgttttcattGCAGTTTAAATTTGGAATAGATATATCTCATAGTTCTAATATCAAAAGATATCAGAGGAAAAGCTTCACTATTGTACTGGATatcccagcaaaaaaaaaaaaaaaaaggcaaggaaaaaaatttacaaggattgttttgttttgatttgttttgtttttaatttatttgagagagccagagaaagagcatgagtttgggggaggggcagagggagagagaaaagcagactcttcactgagcagggaacctgacttcagtcttgattccaggac
The window above is part of the Mustela nigripes isolate SB6536 chromosome 10, MUSNIG.SB6536, whole genome shotgun sequence genome. Proteins encoded here:
- the LOC132026122 gene encoding LOW QUALITY PROTEIN: receptor-interacting serine/threonine-protein kinase 2-like (The sequence of the model RefSeq protein was modified relative to this genomic sequence to represent the inferred CDS: inserted 1 base in 1 codon; deleted 2 bases in 1 codon), whose product is MNQEGICSALPTIPCHKLPDLRYLSRSGSGTVSSARHADWRIQVALKQLHIHTPLLDSERNDVLGEAEILHKARFSYILXIWGICNEPEFLGIVTEYMPNGSLNEFLHRKTEYPDVAWPLRFRILHEITLGVNYLHNMNPPLLHHDLKTQNILLDNEFHVKIADFGLSKWRMMSLSQTWTSKSSPEGGTIIYMPPENYEPGQKSRASVKHDIYSFAVIMWEVLSRKQPFEEVTNPLQIMYSVSQGHRPNTNEESLPLDIPHRTLMISLIESGWAQNPDERPSFLKCLIELEPVLRTFEEITFLEAVIQLKKTKLQSTLSTIHLCDKKKMDSSLNTPITHGPQKESCGSSQLHESSDSTIASKSLTAPQENDFLSRKTQDFSTLCHYPVNHSCNSNISSVQKRKFCDHKTTPGSLAVITPLSAEGNSERLQPGIAQQWIQSKRKDIVSQMTEACLNQSLDALLSRDLIMKEDYELISTKPTRTSKVRQLLDTTDIQGEEFAKVIVQKLKDNKQMGLQPYPEILVVS
- the LOC132025983 gene encoding LOW QUALITY PROTEIN: protein O-glucosyltransferase 3-like (The sequence of the model RefSeq protein was modified relative to this genomic sequence to represent the inferred CDS: inserted 3 bases in 2 codons); this encodes MSIRVHAESRTPDPATTRPLPLALLVATGGPKAPVXAPWSLVWGPGLRAGIVLPVCYFYLQAVNSQGQNLTRSPPGQTLFKVVIKSLSPKELVWIHVPKPLDKNDGTFLMRYRMYETASEGLKIEILYSDEHVAQSPYILKGPVYHEYCECPEGDPQAWQKTLSCPTKEPQIAKDFASFPGINLQQMLNEVPKKFGDERGAIVHYTILNNRIYWRSLGKYTEFKMFSDEILLSLARKVLLPDLKFYINLGDWSLEHRQVNEIPGPLPIISWCGSLDSRDIILPTYDITHSTLEAMRGVTNDLLSIQGNTRPSWINKTEKAFFRGRDSREDRLQLVQLSKENPELLDAGITGYFFFQEKEKELGKANLTGFFDFFKYKYQVNVDGTVAAYRYPYLMLGDSLVLKQDSTYYEHFYMALTPWKHYVPIKRNLSDLLEKVKWAKENDGEARKIAKEGQLAARELLQPRRLFCYYYGVLQKYXERQSSKPKIRDGMELVPQSDDNASPCQCLRERPSREEL